The stretch of DNA GCAGTTCGCTGGCGACGGCTTCCACGCGGAGGGCGACGACGTGCTGACAGTGACTGAGACCAGCCATGGCCTCAACTTTGAGTACAAGTGGGAAGCGGGCCGCGGCGCCGAGGCCTTTCCGCCACCAGAGGGCGCCCTGAGCCCGGGCCGAGACGCGCGCCTGCAGGAGCTCTGTGTCCCGGATGGCGCGCCCCCGGGCGTGGTGCCTGTGCTCAGCGCTCACAGCCCCTCGGTGGGCAGTGAGTACTTCATCCGCCTGGAAGACCCTGCGCCTGCCGCGGACCATGACCCCGACTGCACTGGCTGTGCCCCCAGCACGCTTGCCGCCGCGCTGCGCCCCGATGGTAGTGACCACGATGATGACTCTGACGGGAGCACGGCCGCGTCGCTGGTCATGGAGCCGCTGCTCGGCCACGCGCCGCCCGCGGATGGCCCCTGGGGCCACTGCGACTACTACCCATGCAAGAGCCGCGCCCGTGACCTGTCCTGCGCCTCCCGCTCACCCTCACCGGAGACACCGATGCTGGCGGAGCCTGGAGCCGAGGATATCGACTGGGGTGTGGGGGCCTTCTGCCCCCCGTTCTTTGAGGACCCACTGGGCACATCCCCCTCGCGGAGCTCTGGGGACCGACTATCTCCAggtggggaggagctgggggaggctgAGGCGTCCAGAGCCGCCCAGTATAGACACTGGAGCTCCAACGTTTCTGCCAACAACAACAGCGGCAGTCGAGCACCGGAATCCTGGGTCCCAGGCCTCTCAGGCTACACGGACTGCTGCCCTGGTATGAAGCAGACTTTGTGGGCCGTCCCTGAGCTGGGCCATCCTCTGACCCCAGAGGATCCCAGAGAGTCTCTCCTTGGGCCAAAGGGGGCCTCCTTGGGTCAGGAGCTGGGCCACTGCCTTGGCCTCTCCCATCTGTATCCTGCTGAGGGCCTGACACCTGCCCCCTGCCTGGTTGCCTCTCCCTGGACAGAGGCAGCCATAAGTGGGGGTGACAGCCCCCAGGCAGAGCCCAGGCTTGCAGAGGAGGCTGAGGGCTCTGCTGGACTCCAACTgccccttccctccatcccatCCCCATCCCAAGAGGGAGCCCCACTTCCTGCTGAGGAGGCCAGCACCCCGCCCACCCTGCCTGCTTCACCCACGCCCACTGGAAGCCAGGCACCTGCCACCGAGCCAGCCCAGACCCGTGACAGCGGCAGCAGCTCCCCTGAGCTGGAGGCTCCAAGGAGTGAAGATGAGGACACGACCGAGGCCACTTCTGGTGTCTTCACTGACTTGTCCAGCGACGGCCCACAGGCTGAGAAACTAGACGTGACACCAGCTTTCCGCTCCCTGCAGAAGCAGGTGGGGACCCCCAACTCCTTGGACTCCCTGGACATCCCGTCCTCGGCCAGTGATGGTGGCTGTGAGGTCTTCAGCCCATCAGCTGTCAGCACCCCTGGCGGGCAGCTCCGAGCCCTGGACAGCGGCTATGACACGGAGAACTACGAGTCCCCTGAGTTCATACTCAAGGAGGCACATGAGCCCTGTGAGCCCGAGGCCTTTGGGGAGCTGGCCTCAGAGGGTGAGAGCCCGGGGCCCGAGACTCGGCTCTCTGCCTCCCTAGGTGGCCTCAGCGAGAAGAATCCCTACCGTGACTCCGCCTACTTCTCAGACCTGGACACGGAGCCAGAGCCCCCCGTGGGCCCCAAGGAGAAGCATGGAGGTGTCCCGGTCCCCAGGCCAGAGCCTGATCTGGACAGCCCGAAGAGCCCCAGGCTGCAGTCTGCACAGCCCTCCCCTGAGCTGGGGGTGCCCGGGGAGGCACAGGGCACTGGACCCAGGGAGGTGCCACCACTGCCGCTGTCACTGTCACTGCCTGAGGACTCTTCCCCAGAGCCAAGCGCCTGCCCCACAGGCCCTGGGCGGGAGCCTCCCTGGCCCCAAGACCCAGCCCAGGTGCCGCCCATGCCCAGCCCCGTGAGTTCTAAGATTTTCTTGCTGACTCCAGTCCGGCCAAGCTCAGAAAGCCACCGCCCGGAGctccaggagaccctgggtctGCTGTCAGGGTCAAACCTGCAGGAACGGACCGGGGGCCCAGGTGCCTCCAGAACCCCGCTCTGCCTGGCCCTGCCTGGACTCCCTGTGGCCCCAGAGGGGCGgcctgaggaggaagaggaggacagCGAGGACAGTGACGAGTCGGATGAAGAGCTCCGCTGCTACAGCATCCAGGAGCCGAGTGAGGAGAGCGAGGAGGAGGTGCCGCCCGTGCCAGTGGTGGTGGCGGAGAGCCAGAGCGCGCGCAACTTGCGCAGCCTGCTTAAGATGCCGAGCCTGCTGTCCGAGGCCTTCTGCGAGGACCTGGAGCGCAAGAAGAAAGCTGTGTCCTTCTTCGACGACGTCACTGTCTACCTCTTTGACCAGGTGGGCAGCCGCCCTGGGCTTGGTGTGGGGAGAGGGGGTCTGTGGTGGGACTGGAAGCCTTGGGCGACAAGTGTTGCTTTGATTCCCCCAGGAAAGCCCCACCCGAGAGCTCGGGGAGCCCTTCCCTGGTGCCAAGGAGTTACCCCCCACGTTCCCAGTGGGCAGCCCAGGCTCCCCCAGTGCCTCCTGCCGGCCACGGCGGGCTGACCCCTCCCCCGAAGGCCCTGCGACTGAACAGGGTGAGCTAGGGGCGGGGCGaagcgggggcgggggagggcggggggccggggggcgggggggggcccTGGTGGAGGCGGGGCGACGTGGCCTGTGGCTCATTTGGTGGGCGTGGTCAGGGTGTGACATTACGCTCTGGGCGGggtctccccatcccatcctatCCACAACTGACTACAGATTTCTCGCAGACGGAGAGTTCGAGTGGAATGATGGCCTCATGCTGTCGTCGGCCCAAGAGCCGGCCTCGCGCATCCCCGCCGAGACTCCCAAGTCCGTCGCGCCCAGCCCCTTCTCGCGCTTCACCGTCTCACCAGCGCCTGCGTCCCGCTTTTCCATCACGCACGTCTCCGACTCGGACTCCGGGTCCGTGGGAGGTAAGGCACTTGTTGGGCGCCGAGGCCCTGTGCTCATTATTTCTTGTTTTCTGGACAAGCTCAGTTTTCAGATGGGGGaactgaggctcggagaggtCAAATCACGTCAGGCCTGTTTACTGTGGCCACCTCAGTGTGTGTCCTCTCCTCCCTGGGGAGATGTAGTGCTCCAGACAGAGCTGACTGGGCCCTCCCAGGACTAGGCTAGATGCCCGCTCCCTCCCAGCACGTCTCAGATCTGATGGTGCTTGTCCaggggagatggtgatggtggtggtggttcaggtTCCCAGGTGGGGCCCTACTTAGGGGCCTTAGCTCGCTCGTCCCTCCCTCCAAGCTCCACCCCTGTTAGCCTCAGACCAAGTGGGCTCATCCCTGCCCAGTtgccctcacctcccacccccattctgctaggcttccctgaaagctcagcTCCACTAGGATGCCCCTAGTCGTCTTGTGCCCCAGGCAGACCCAGCCCTTCCCCCTGCTGCCCTTGACCTGTGGCTGCAGCTGCTAGGGAAGGACCTGCCGCCTGTCACACAGTGGCATGTCGAAACAAGCACAGCTCACCAGGAGGTGGGCATGTGACCCTGGGCAGCCCAGTCCTATTTGGGTCTGTTAGGAGAGTTTCAGAGGGCAGATGCTGAGTTTTGTTGGGCCAGGTCCTTGGTGATGCGGTAGGAAGGATAAATTATCTAGCTCCCACCTAGACAAGCAGGCTGGCAGGCCTGTTGCAGCCTTAGCTGTTCAGTGGcccccaagccagggatcgaggCCAGGTGGGAGTCCCTGAATCCCCAGTGTTTCCTCAAACACTCATGTGTTTGCCAGGTCCTACAGCAGGTGCTGGGGGCAGCTGTAAAGAGGCTTGAGCCCCAGGCGGCCCCTGCCCCCCTCGGAGCCTCTGCTGGTCCTGTCCCTGGCGGCAGCGAGGATGGACTGAGTGGTGGGGACTTTGATCCTGGCCGtggtcagcagcagcagcttccagcGCTTTGGTGTCCCCTTGCCACGCGCCCTGCAGGAGCAGGGCGGGATGAGGCCCCTCTCTGGCCCTGGATGGTGGAGCATCTGTGCACAGCAGCCCCGTGCTGCCCTGGGGGCAAGATCTGTCCTGGACACTTGGGTTTGCTGCTAGCCCCTAGGGATGCCCTacagccctccccctgcccccgcagTTGCCCCCTCCGCCCTGGCCCCTGCTGTCAGACTGCTTGGTCCTGCCCATGGTTCCTATGGTGCACTGCAGGCTGCTGTGTGCCCGCTGCAGGTGAGAGGGCAGGCACAGGCCCGCTGGGACGGCCTCTCTCTGCCTGCTTCACCCCTTCTGCCGGTTCAGGGTTTGCTCAGTGCAAGAAGAGGTCACCTGGATCAGGTGACCCTGCTCCAAGTCGGTGGCTGTTTCCCCTTCACCAAGTCGGCTAGACTGTAAGCTCTCCCTTCCTACAGGGTCTGGGCTGGCTCCTGTCTGGGTCCCACTGGAGCCCTGCGAAGGGGCCGAGGTGGGCAGCCTGAAAGATGGGGGGCTTTCAGGTCGCAGTCTTGCTGCTGCAGCCCCATCTGGAGGTGCCCATGGCTCCCCTCTGCAAGGTAGTCCACAGCCCTGCCCAGCTGCCAAAGCAATGTGGGTGCACCCCATGGTCAGTGCCAGGGGGTTCCTGCTGCAGGAGTGGGGgcagtgggaaggggtggggcagCACAGGGAGTATTTTTGTAACTGCTGTTGTCAGAGCCAACGGATATGGGACGCTTTTAAGTTATTGTTGCCAAAGAGACGTAAAGTTTATTGTTGCTTTCAGGGTGTGGGCGGGGacttgttttgggttttttgtttattAGTTTGAGGCTTAGGATGCTGGTACAATGATCTTGttccttttttgtctgttttttaagaGAAATCAAAGCTAAGGAAAAAGCCTTCATGCTAAGCGTGTGTGTTCTTTTGGAGTCTGCAGATGAAGCCCTGGGCAGGacagggcctggggtggggtggggtccctGTAGTCCCTTGTGACCACTGGGTGAGTGCAGGAGGGAGGCCACCCTCTTTACCCCACTGTCCCTGGCACACCTTGGTGAGGGAGACAGTGACCTTGGGCCCCCAGTGTGCCCGGGTGGGGGtgtcttcccagagcagggcgGGGGGACTGACGCCTGCAGCCCTCGCTTCCTGCCTGGTAAGCTGGCCCTGCCTAGGAAAGGCTGAGTGGGGGGACCCGTCTGGGAAGCTCTTGCCCCCGCCTTTCCCTCAGCACGGGGcagcagggggagggggtggtgagcCGGGAGCAAGGTGGGGCACCTGTGCACCCCCACCTTGACCATCTGTCTTAGGACCTTGCCTCGCTCCACCTGGCCCGCCTCCAGCTTCCCCCAGGTGAGAGACCTCCCGagagcccccccgccccccaccacccatCCTGGCTTTGTGTTCTGGGGTGTGGGCAGGCTGAAGGTGGGGCAGGGCTCCTAAGCACCTCCTTGGAGGGTCTGGGAGGTGAGCGAGCGCTGCCTGGGACATCTCCTAAGATACGGACTGCTGTCACCAACGTGGTTAGCTTGGCTGTATTTCAGCTTCAAACGTCAAATACCACAGACCCAGGAAAGTTTCTAAAATCTTGTATTTCAGCTGAAATAGGGAAGCAGCCAGGGCATCAATGGGGGAGGCTCACCCAGGCGTCCTGGCCCAGGACCGCCTCAATGGCACACAGCTTGGGGACCCAGGCCACAGCATTGATCCCCCTCCTCGGGGCCAGGGAGGAGAGGTGGGCCCCTGCAGCCATTTCTGGGTGGGAGTTTGGGCAGGGAGAAGCCCCCCAAACTGCCAGTGGGCACAGGGAGACCCAGCAGAGGCCCAGGCAAGAGTCTGCCGGAGGTACGTGTTCTTAATAAATCCGTCTTCTGAGACAAAGGGGTAGGCCCTCCGCTCCCCGCGCCCTTGTGTCCTGCCTGCAGGCACGCACAGGTGAGTGGCCTCATGACTGACCGGACAGGGGCTCCCCTGCAGCTACAAGCCGATGGGATGGCCTTCTGTGCACCCTGGAGGCTCCCAGGCCCACACAACAGACATGCCTGATCCGAAAGGTTGGCCCCAGGGCCAGCCCCCCTTATTCTCCTCAACCATGGCCCAGGTGCCACCTCCTGACCCTGTGGGAAGGGCCAGGGTCCAGCCCAGGCCAGACTGAGGTCGGGGCAGAAGGGTTTGGAAGGAGGGAATTCTCTAACAGGGAACAAGCCGATTGTAACAAaacagggggcagggcagggcggggcagggcgggggagAGGGGCCCACAGGCAGTGGGTGCAGACGCGGTGGTCAGCTGAGGAGTGGGGCAGACCTGTCATTGGTCACTGTCGGCTTTAGCTGGACGCTGGCGAAGGGGttcctggggagaggagagaagagccaTTTCAGTGGTTTTCAGGAGAGGCGCTGCGTGCTGCCCTGCGGCTGTGGACAGcaccaacccccacccccgcccccagtcaGCCTCCCAGCTCAGAGCTGGGGGTGGTGGAGGCCCCGCCTGCAAGGCCAGCTGAGCCTCAGTGCACCACCCTCTGCTCCCAAACCTGTCCCGCTTCAAACCGCAGGCCCTCCCAGAGCGAGTCGGCTTGGGAGGGCCCTCTGCTCCTTCCACATGCGCCCCAGTCCTCTCTCTGCGGCCTGAGGCAGCCCCCCATGAGCTGCATCTGAGCTTAGCGTGCAGAACCCCCCCAAGGCCCAGTGtttcccctcaccccccacctgCCTGAGCAGCAGCTGAGCCCGTCTGCAAGGACACGGCCATCGACACAGAGACAGCTCAGCAGAGCGCACAAGCCCGGCCCATGCGTCCCAGACCCACACGACAGACAAGGCGCAGGCACAGTCGTGGCGAAGGCGCTGGCAGGCGTGGATGCCCACAGCCCCTGCGGAGGGGCTGACCGTCTCCTCAGAGAGGAGCCGTTCCACTCCTGGGTGCCGAGACGGCGGCTGACGGACAGACAGATGCATCAGACAAGGGGCTGAGACAGAACGAGAGGAGCGCAGGGTGGGGCCGGTGTCCGGCCTCGAGCTCACGGAGGCCTCTCCTCCTTGGTTCCCAGTGGGCTCGGAGGACCCCGCCCGGGCGGGGATGACATAGGACAGCAGGCAGTCCCGGGGCGACAGCACAGATGGCACGGAGGACATGGAGGGCTCAGCACGAGCAGAGCCGTTACCTGGGGCGGGGTGGCCTCCGGCGCGGCCGGGTGTCCGTGGGAGCTGGGCAGGCACTCCATCCAGGTGCCCAGGAAGAGCACGAGGAGGGGCACCCTTGTGTGTGCCTGAGGACCCGGCGCTTTCTGAAACACTGAGGCACACTGGACTCAGCTGTTTAAAGGTCAACTAGGGAAAAGAGACTGACGCCGCAA from Bos mutus isolate GX-2022 chromosome 19, NWIPB_WYAK_1.1, whole genome shotgun sequence encodes:
- the AATK gene encoding serine/threonine-protein kinase LMTK1 isoform X1, translating into MSSSFFNPSFAFSSHFDPDGAPLSEFSWSSSLSVVAVSFSGLFTVIALMLACLCCKKGGIGFKEFENAEGEEYAADFSAQGSPATAAQNGPDVYVLPLTEVSLPMAKQPGRSVQLLKSTDLGRHSLLYLEEIGHGWFGKVFLGEVNSGISSTQVVVKELKASASVQEQMQFLEEAQPYRALQHSNLLQCLAQCAEVTPYLLVMEFCPMGDLKGYLRSCRVAEAMAPDPLTLQRMACEVACGVLHLHRNNFVHSDLALRNCLLTADLTVKIGDYGLSHGKYREDYFVTADQLWVPLRWIAPELVDEVHCNLLVVDQTKASNVWSLGVTIWELFELGAQPYPHHSDRQVLAYAVREQQLKLPKPQLQLTLSDRWYEVMQFCWLQPEQRPTAEEVHLLLSYLCAKGATEAEEEFERRWRSLRPGGGSAGAGLGVAGLALGGTGELLATSSFPLLEQFAGDGFHAEGDDVLTVTETSHGLNFEYKWEAGRGAEAFPPPEGALSPGRDARLQELCVPDGAPPGVVPVLSAHSPSVGSEYFIRLEDPAPAADHDPDCTGCAPSTLAAALRPDGSDHDDDSDGSTAASLVMEPLLGHAPPADGPWGHCDYYPCKSRARDLSCASRSPSPETPMLAEPGAEDIDWGVGAFCPPFFEDPLGTSPSRSSGDRLSPGGEELGEAEASRAAQYRHWSSNVSANNNSGSRAPESWVPGLSGYTDCCPGMKQTLWAVPELGHPLTPEDPRESLLGPKGASLGQELGHCLGLSHLYPAEGLTPAPCLVASPWTEAAISGGDSPQAEPRLAEEAEGSAGLQLPLPSIPSPSQEGAPLPAEEASTPPTLPASPTPTGSQAPATEPAQTRDSGSSSPELEAPRSEDEDTTEATSGVFTDLSSDGPQAEKLDVTPAFRSLQKQVGTPNSLDSLDIPSSASDGGCEVFSPSAVSTPGGQLRALDSGYDTENYESPEFILKEAHEPCEPEAFGELASEGESPGPETRLSASLGGLSEKNPYRDSAYFSDLDTEPEPPVGPKEKHGGVPVPRPEPDLDSPKSPRLQSAQPSPELGVPGEAQGTGPREVPPLPLSLSLPEDSSPEPSACPTGPGREPPWPQDPAQVPPMPSPVSSKIFLLTPVRPSSESHRPELQETLGLLSGSNLQERTGGPGASRTPLCLALPGLPVAPEGRPEEEEEDSEDSDESDEELRCYSIQEPSEESEEEVPPVPVVVAESQSARNLRSLLKMPSLLSEAFCEDLERKKKAVSFFDDVTVYLFDQESPTRELGEPFPGAKELPPTFPVGSPGSPSASCRPRRADPSPEGPATEQDGEFEWNDGLMLSSAQEPASRIPAETPKSVAPSPFSRFTVSPAPASRFSITHVSDSDSGSVGGPTAGAGGSCKEA
- the AATK gene encoding serine/threonine-protein kinase LMTK1 isoform X3; its protein translation is MLTLSYLIARCAGSIRWASRWQRQEFENAEGEEYAADFSAQGSPATAAQNGPDVYVLPLTEVSLPMAKQPGRSVQLLKSTDLGRHSLLYLEEIGHGWFGKVFLGEVNSGISSTQVVVKELKASASVQEQMQFLEEAQPYRALQHSNLLQCLAQCAEVTPYLLVMEFCPMGDLKGYLRSCRVAEAMAPDPLTLQRMACEVACGVLHLHRNNFVHSDLALRNCLLTADLTVKIGDYGLSHGKYREDYFVTADQLWVPLRWIAPELVDEVHCNLLVVDQTKASNVWSLGVTIWELFELGAQPYPHHSDRQVLAYAVREQQLKLPKPQLQLTLSDRWYEVMQFCWLQPEQRPTAEEVHLLLSYLCAKGATEAEEEFERRWRSLRPGGGSAGAGLGVAGLALGGTGELLATSSFPLLEQFAGDGFHAEGDDVLTVTETSHGLNFEYKWEAGRGAEAFPPPEGALSPGRDARLQELCVPDGAPPGVVPVLSAHSPSVGSEYFIRLEDPAPAADHDPDCTGCAPSTLAAALRPDGSDHDDDSDGSTAASLVMEPLLGHAPPADGPWGHCDYYPCKSRARDLSCASRSPSPETPMLAEPGAEDIDWGVGAFCPPFFEDPLGTSPSRSSGDRLSPGGEELGEAEASRAAQYRHWSSNVSANNNSGSRAPESWVPGLSGYTDCCPGMKQTLWAVPELGHPLTPEDPRESLLGPKGASLGQELGHCLGLSHLYPAEGLTPAPCLVASPWTEAAISGGDSPQAEPRLAEEAEGSAGLQLPLPSIPSPSQEGAPLPAEEASTPPTLPASPTPTGSQAPATEPAQTRDSGSSSPELEAPRSEDEDTTEATSGVFTDLSSDGPQAEKLDVTPAFRSLQKQVGTPNSLDSLDIPSSASDGGCEVFSPSAVSTPGGQLRALDSGYDTENYESPEFILKEAHEPCEPEAFGELASEGESPGPETRLSASLGGLSEKNPYRDSAYFSDLDTEPEPPVGPKEKHGGVPVPRPEPDLDSPKSPRLQSAQPSPELGVPGEAQGTGPREVPPLPLSLSLPEDSSPEPSACPTGPGREPPWPQDPAQVPPMPSPVSSKIFLLTPVRPSSESHRPELQETLGLLSGSNLQERTGGPGASRTPLCLALPGLPVAPEGRPEEEEEDSEDSDESDEELRCYSIQEPSEESEEEVPPVPVVVAESQSARNLRSLLKMPSLLSEAFCEDLERKKKAVSFFDDVTVYLFDQESPTRELGEPFPGAKELPPTFPVGSPGSPSASCRPRRADPSPEGPATEQDGEFEWNDGLMLSSAQEPASRIPAETPKSVAPSPFSRFTVSPAPASRFSITHVSDSDSGSVGGPTAGAGGSCKEA
- the AATK gene encoding serine/threonine-protein kinase LMTK1 isoform X4, producing the protein MLACLCCKKGGIGFKEFENAEGEEYAADFSAQGSPATAAQNGPDVYVLPLTEVSLPMAKQPGRSVQLLKSTDLGRHSLLYLEEIGHGWFGKVFLGEVNSGISSTQVVVKELKASASVQEQMQFLEEAQPYRALQHSNLLQCLAQCAEVTPYLLVMEFCPMGDLKGYLRSCRVAEAMAPDPLTLQRMACEVACGVLHLHRNNFVHSDLALRNCLLTADLTVKIGDYGLSHGKYREDYFVTADQLWVPLRWIAPELVDEVHCNLLVVDQTKASNVWSLGVTIWELFELGAQPYPHHSDRQVLAYAVREQQLKLPKPQLQLTLSDRWYEVMQFCWLQPEQRPTAEEVHLLLSYLCAKGATEAEEEFERRWRSLRPGGGSAGAGLGVAGLALGGTGELLATSSFPLLEQFAGDGFHAEGDDVLTVTETSHGLNFEYKWEAGRGAEAFPPPEGALSPGRDARLQELCVPDGAPPGVVPVLSAHSPSVGSEYFIRLEDPAPAADHDPDCTGCAPSTLAAALRPDGSDHDDDSDGSTAASLVMEPLLGHAPPADGPWGHCDYYPCKSRARDLSCASRSPSPETPMLAEPGAEDIDWGVGAFCPPFFEDPLGTSPSRSSGDRLSPGGEELGEAEASRAAQYRHWSSNVSANNNSGSRAPESWVPGLSGYTDCCPGMKQTLWAVPELGHPLTPEDPRESLLGPKGASLGQELGHCLGLSHLYPAEGLTPAPCLVASPWTEAAISGGDSPQAEPRLAEEAEGSAGLQLPLPSIPSPSQEGAPLPAEEASTPPTLPASPTPTGSQAPATEPAQTRDSGSSSPELEAPRSEDEDTTEATSGVFTDLSSDGPQAEKLDVTPAFRSLQKQVGTPNSLDSLDIPSSASDGGCEVFSPSAVSTPGGQLRALDSGYDTENYESPEFILKEAHEPCEPEAFGELASEGESPGPETRLSASLGGLSEKNPYRDSAYFSDLDTEPEPPVGPKEKHGGVPVPRPEPDLDSPKSPRLQSAQPSPELGVPGEAQGTGPREVPPLPLSLSLPEDSSPEPSACPTGPGREPPWPQDPAQVPPMPSPVSSKIFLLTPVRPSSESHRPELQETLGLLSGSNLQERTGGPGASRTPLCLALPGLPVAPEGRPEEEEEDSEDSDESDEELRCYSIQEPSEESEEEVPPVPVVVAESQSARNLRSLLKMPSLLSEAFCEDLERKKKAVSFFDDVTVYLFDQESPTRELGEPFPGAKELPPTFPVGSPGSPSASCRPRRADPSPEGPATEQDGEFEWNDGLMLSSAQEPASRIPAETPKSVAPSPFSRFTVSPAPASRFSITHVSDSDSGSVGGPTAGAGGSCKEA
- the AATK gene encoding serine/threonine-protein kinase LMTK1 isoform X5, encoding MAKQPGRSVQLLKSTDLGRHSLLYLEEIGHGWFGKVFLGEVNSGISSTQVVVKELKASASVQEQMQFLEEAQPYRALQHSNLLQCLAQCAEVTPYLLVMEFCPMGDLKGYLRSCRVAEAMAPDPLTLQRMACEVACGVLHLHRNNFVHSDLALRNCLLTADLTVKIGDYGLSHGKYREDYFVTADQLWVPLRWIAPELVDEVHCNLLVVDQTKASNVWSLGVTIWELFELGAQPYPHHSDRQVLAYAVREQQLKLPKPQLQLTLSDRWYEVMQFCWLQPEQRPTAEEVHLLLSYLCAKGATEAEEEFERRWRSLRPGGGSAGAGLGVAGLALGGTGELLATSSFPLLEQFAGDGFHAEGDDVLTVTETSHGLNFEYKWEAGRGAEAFPPPEGALSPGRDARLQELCVPDGAPPGVVPVLSAHSPSVGSEYFIRLEDPAPAADHDPDCTGCAPSTLAAALRPDGSDHDDDSDGSTAASLVMEPLLGHAPPADGPWGHCDYYPCKSRARDLSCASRSPSPETPMLAEPGAEDIDWGVGAFCPPFFEDPLGTSPSRSSGDRLSPGGEELGEAEASRAAQYRHWSSNVSANNNSGSRAPESWVPGLSGYTDCCPGMKQTLWAVPELGHPLTPEDPRESLLGPKGASLGQELGHCLGLSHLYPAEGLTPAPCLVASPWTEAAISGGDSPQAEPRLAEEAEGSAGLQLPLPSIPSPSQEGAPLPAEEASTPPTLPASPTPTGSQAPATEPAQTRDSGSSSPELEAPRSEDEDTTEATSGVFTDLSSDGPQAEKLDVTPAFRSLQKQVGTPNSLDSLDIPSSASDGGCEVFSPSAVSTPGGQLRALDSGYDTENYESPEFILKEAHEPCEPEAFGELASEGESPGPETRLSASLGGLSEKNPYRDSAYFSDLDTEPEPPVGPKEKHGGVPVPRPEPDLDSPKSPRLQSAQPSPELGVPGEAQGTGPREVPPLPLSLSLPEDSSPEPSACPTGPGREPPWPQDPAQVPPMPSPVSSKIFLLTPVRPSSESHRPELQETLGLLSGSNLQERTGGPGASRTPLCLALPGLPVAPEGRPEEEEEDSEDSDESDEELRCYSIQEPSEESEEEVPPVPVVVAESQSARNLRSLLKMPSLLSEAFCEDLERKKKAVSFFDDVTVYLFDQESPTRELGEPFPGAKELPPTFPVGSPGSPSASCRPRRADPSPEGPATEQDGEFEWNDGLMLSSAQEPASRIPAETPKSVAPSPFSRFTVSPAPASRFSITHVSDSDSGSVGGPTAGAGGSCKEA
- the AATK gene encoding serine/threonine-protein kinase LMTK1 isoform X2, with the protein product MADGAPLSEFSWSSSLSVVAVSFSGLFTVIALMLACLCCKKGGIGFKEFENAEGEEYAADFSAQGSPATAAQNGPDVYVLPLTEVSLPMAKQPGRSVQLLKSTDLGRHSLLYLEEIGHGWFGKVFLGEVNSGISSTQVVVKELKASASVQEQMQFLEEAQPYRALQHSNLLQCLAQCAEVTPYLLVMEFCPMGDLKGYLRSCRVAEAMAPDPLTLQRMACEVACGVLHLHRNNFVHSDLALRNCLLTADLTVKIGDYGLSHGKYREDYFVTADQLWVPLRWIAPELVDEVHCNLLVVDQTKASNVWSLGVTIWELFELGAQPYPHHSDRQVLAYAVREQQLKLPKPQLQLTLSDRWYEVMQFCWLQPEQRPTAEEVHLLLSYLCAKGATEAEEEFERRWRSLRPGGGSAGAGLGVAGLALGGTGELLATSSFPLLEQFAGDGFHAEGDDVLTVTETSHGLNFEYKWEAGRGAEAFPPPEGALSPGRDARLQELCVPDGAPPGVVPVLSAHSPSVGSEYFIRLEDPAPAADHDPDCTGCAPSTLAAALRPDGSDHDDDSDGSTAASLVMEPLLGHAPPADGPWGHCDYYPCKSRARDLSCASRSPSPETPMLAEPGAEDIDWGVGAFCPPFFEDPLGTSPSRSSGDRLSPGGEELGEAEASRAAQYRHWSSNVSANNNSGSRAPESWVPGLSGYTDCCPGMKQTLWAVPELGHPLTPEDPRESLLGPKGASLGQELGHCLGLSHLYPAEGLTPAPCLVASPWTEAAISGGDSPQAEPRLAEEAEGSAGLQLPLPSIPSPSQEGAPLPAEEASTPPTLPASPTPTGSQAPATEPAQTRDSGSSSPELEAPRSEDEDTTEATSGVFTDLSSDGPQAEKLDVTPAFRSLQKQVGTPNSLDSLDIPSSASDGGCEVFSPSAVSTPGGQLRALDSGYDTENYESPEFILKEAHEPCEPEAFGELASEGESPGPETRLSASLGGLSEKNPYRDSAYFSDLDTEPEPPVGPKEKHGGVPVPRPEPDLDSPKSPRLQSAQPSPELGVPGEAQGTGPREVPPLPLSLSLPEDSSPEPSACPTGPGREPPWPQDPAQVPPMPSPVSSKIFLLTPVRPSSESHRPELQETLGLLSGSNLQERTGGPGASRTPLCLALPGLPVAPEGRPEEEEEDSEDSDESDEELRCYSIQEPSEESEEEVPPVPVVVAESQSARNLRSLLKMPSLLSEAFCEDLERKKKAVSFFDDVTVYLFDQESPTRELGEPFPGAKELPPTFPVGSPGSPSASCRPRRADPSPEGPATEQDGEFEWNDGLMLSSAQEPASRIPAETPKSVAPSPFSRFTVSPAPASRFSITHVSDSDSGSVGGPTAGAGGSCKEA